A single region of the Ancylobacter novellus DSM 506 genome encodes:
- the rpoN gene encoding RNA polymerase factor sigma-54, translating to MSLSPRLEFRQTQSLVMTPQLMQAIKLLQLSNLDLVAYVEAELERNPLLERQVEPEGERPAEMEGEGGDQLERVSDADLDPRASHASEAADGERDERVSDWLEERLETSRSAIEDRLDTTLENVYPDDAVREPTGLAPGGEAPAYSEWAGVGTGGRDDDGYNLEAFVSAETTLADHLEGQLALAVSNPVERLIGQNLIDLIDEAGYLSADLAGVAERLGAPLAQVEKVLAVVQGFDPPGIGARSLSECLAIQLKERNRYDPCMAALLSHLELLARREFTTLKRVCGVDDEDLAEMVGEIRRLNPKPGLAFGSGVIQPIVPDVFVRGGPDNWLVELNADTLPRVLVNQAYYSRVQKTTRNDREKAFLSDCMQTATWLTRSLDQRARTILKVATEIVRQQDAFLTLGVQHLRPLNLRMVADAIGMHESTVSRVTSNKYMATPRGIFEMKYFFSSSISASDGGEAHSAESVRFRIKQMIDAESPDDVLSDDTLVQRLREAGIDIARRTVAKYREAMRIPSSVQRRREKQAALSAG from the coding sequence ATGTCGCTGAGCCCGCGCCTCGAATTCCGCCAGACCCAGTCTCTGGTGATGACGCCGCAGCTCATGCAGGCGATCAAGCTGCTGCAGCTCTCCAATCTCGATCTCGTCGCCTATGTCGAGGCGGAGCTGGAGCGCAACCCGCTGCTGGAGCGTCAGGTCGAGCCGGAGGGCGAGCGCCCGGCGGAGATGGAGGGGGAGGGCGGCGACCAGCTGGAGCGGGTGAGCGACGCCGATCTCGATCCCCGCGCCAGCCACGCCTCCGAGGCCGCGGATGGCGAGCGCGACGAGCGTGTCTCCGACTGGCTGGAGGAGCGGCTCGAAACCAGCCGCAGCGCCATCGAGGACCGGCTCGACACCACGCTGGAGAATGTCTACCCCGACGACGCCGTCCGCGAGCCCACGGGCCTCGCACCGGGCGGCGAGGCGCCGGCCTATTCGGAATGGGCGGGCGTCGGCACCGGCGGGCGCGACGATGACGGCTACAATCTCGAAGCCTTCGTCTCCGCCGAGACGACGCTCGCCGACCACCTCGAAGGCCAGTTGGCGCTCGCCGTGAGCAATCCGGTGGAGCGGCTGATCGGCCAGAACCTGATCGATCTGATCGACGAGGCCGGCTACCTCTCCGCCGACCTTGCCGGCGTCGCCGAGCGGCTCGGTGCGCCGCTGGCGCAGGTGGAGAAGGTTCTCGCCGTGGTGCAGGGCTTCGACCCGCCGGGCATCGGCGCGCGCTCGCTCTCCGAGTGCCTCGCCATCCAGCTCAAGGAACGCAACCGCTACGACCCGTGCATGGCGGCGCTGCTGAGCCATCTGGAACTGCTGGCGCGGCGCGAATTCACCACGCTGAAGCGGGTCTGCGGCGTCGACGACGAGGACCTGGCGGAGATGGTCGGTGAGATCCGCCGGCTCAATCCCAAGCCCGGCCTCGCCTTCGGCTCCGGCGTCATCCAGCCGATCGTGCCGGACGTGTTCGTGCGCGGCGGGCCGGACAACTGGCTGGTCGAGCTCAACGCCGACACGCTGCCGCGCGTGCTGGTCAACCAGGCCTATTATTCGCGGGTGCAGAAGACCACGCGCAACGACCGCGAAAAGGCCTTCCTGTCGGACTGCATGCAGACCGCTACCTGGCTGACCCGCTCGCTCGACCAGCGCGCCCGCACCATCCTCAAGGTGGCGACCGAGATCGTGCGCCAGCAGGACGCCTTCCTCACCCTGGGCGTGCAGCACCTGCGCCCCTTGAACCTGCGCATGGTGGCCGACGCCATCGGCATGCACGAATCCACCGTCTCGCGCGTGACCTCGAACAAATACATGGCGACGCCGCGCGGAATCTTCGAGATGAAGTATTTCTTCTCGTCTTCCATTTCCGCATCCGACGGCGGCGAAGCACATTCGGCCGAATCGGTGCGCTTCCGCATCAAGCAGATGATCGACGCGGAGAGCCCGGACGACGTGCTCTCCGACGACACGCTGGTGCAACGCCTGCGCGAAGCCGGCATCGACATCGCCCGCCGCACGGTGGCGAAATATCGCGAGGCGATGCGCATCCCCTCCTCGGTGCAGCGCCGGCGCGAGAAGCAGGCCGCGCTCTCGGCCGGCTGA
- a CDS encoding helix-turn-helix domain-containing protein — protein sequence MPATPVPANLALAPEQCRAARAMLDWSVEELAARAHVTVDWLAAFEQGREPGDGFDHEAERLRRVLEEAGIELLDAGEASSGGGPGLRIKQKAGYIPAERLSSANDV from the coding sequence ATGCCTGCGACGCCGGTTCCCGCCAATCTTGCCCTCGCCCCCGAGCAGTGCCGGGCGGCGCGCGCCATGCTCGACTGGAGCGTCGAAGAGCTGGCCGCGCGGGCGCATGTGACGGTGGACTGGCTCGCCGCCTTCGAGCAGGGCCGCGAGCCGGGCGACGGGTTCGACCACGAGGCCGAGCGCCTGCGCCGCGTGCTGGAGGAGGCCGGCATCGAACTGCTCGACGCCGGCGAGGCGAGCTCGGGCGGCGGCCCGGGCCTGCGCATCAAGCAGAAGGCCGGCTACATCCCCGCCGAGCGGCTCAGCTCGGCGAACGATGTGTGA
- the lptB gene encoding LPS export ABC transporter ATP-binding protein, with amino-acid sequence MGFFSAIVGRGKSAPRGGRDNGTARGFGSGGRTGRTEARRDPDFTSNLAPEITPGLEADMEALFAAAPVKASPKSFATPLRPEPVDDRGVLRATGLAKSYGGRKVVRDASINVRRGEAVGLLGPNGAGKTTIFYMITGLVKADAGRIELDGHDVTHLPMYRRARLGVGYLPQEASIFRGLSVENNIRAVLEVVEPSRKERERQLDALLEEFRVTHVRKSPSIALSGGERRRVEIARALASRPTFMLLDEPFAGIDPIAVGDIQTLVRHLTQRGIGVLITDHNVRETLGLIDRAYIIHSGAVLMEGSPDEIVASEEVRRLYLGEEFRL; translated from the coding sequence GTGGGTTTTTTCTCGGCAATCGTCGGACGCGGCAAATCGGCGCCACGCGGCGGCCGGGACAATGGGACAGCGCGCGGCTTCGGCAGCGGCGGCCGGACGGGCCGCACCGAGGCGCGGCGGGACCCCGACTTCACCTCCAACCTCGCGCCGGAGATCACGCCCGGTCTCGAAGCCGACATGGAGGCGCTGTTCGCCGCCGCGCCGGTGAAGGCGTCACCGAAATCCTTCGCCACCCCCCTTCGGCCGGAGCCGGTCGACGACCGCGGCGTGCTGCGCGCCACCGGCCTCGCCAAGAGCTATGGCGGCCGCAAGGTCGTGCGCGACGCCAGCATCAATGTGCGGCGCGGCGAGGCGGTCGGCCTGCTCGGCCCCAATGGCGCCGGCAAGACCACCATCTTCTACATGATCACCGGCCTCGTTAAGGCCGATGCCGGCCGCATCGAGCTCGACGGCCACGACGTCACCCACCTGCCCATGTACCGCCGCGCCCGCCTCGGCGTCGGCTACCTGCCGCAGGAAGCCTCGATCTTCCGCGGCCTCTCGGTCGAGAACAACATCCGCGCCGTGCTGGAGGTGGTGGAGCCGAGCCGCAAGGAGCGCGAGCGCCAGCTCGACGCGCTGCTCGAGGAATTCCGCGTCACCCATGTGCGCAAGTCGCCCTCCATCGCGCTGTCCGGCGGCGAGCGCCGCCGCGTCGAGATCGCCCGCGCGCTCGCCTCGCGCCCGACCTTCATGCTGCTCGACGAGCCCTTCGCCGGCATCGACCCGATTGCCGTCGGCGACATCCAGACGCTGGTGCGCCACCTCACCCAGCGCGGCATCGGCGTGCTGATCACCGACCACAATGTGCGCGAGACGCTCGGCCTCATCGACCGCGCCTACATCATCCATTCCGGCGCCGTGCTGATGGAGGGCTCGCCGGACGAGATCGTGGCGAGCGAGGAAGTGCGCAGGCTCTATCTCGGCGAGGAGTTCCGTCTGTAG
- the ptsN gene encoding PTS IIA-like nitrogen regulatory protein PtsN gives MALNDILALSAIFPSLRVGSKKQALQELSAHAAQILKRDEREIFETLNQRERLGSTGVGSGIAIPHGKLAKMDKLFGMFARLEKPIDFEALDGEPVDLIFLLLAPEAAGADHLKALARVARLLRDPEVAKKLRNSRDAAAIFTILTGTPATDAA, from the coding sequence ATGGCTCTGAACGATATTTTGGCGCTGTCCGCGATCTTCCCGAGCCTGCGGGTCGGCAGCAAGAAGCAGGCGCTGCAGGAACTCTCGGCCCACGCCGCGCAGATCCTGAAACGGGACGAGCGGGAAATCTTCGAGACGCTGAACCAGCGCGAGCGCCTCGGCTCCACCGGGGTGGGCAGCGGGATCGCCATCCCCCACGGCAAGCTTGCCAAGATGGACAAGCTGTTCGGCATGTTCGCCCGGCTGGAGAAGCCCATCGACTTCGAGGCGCTGGACGGCGAGCCGGTCGACCTGATCTTCCTCCTGCTTGCGCCGGAGGCGGCCGGCGCCGACCATCTCAAGGCGCTGGCGCGGGTGGCGCGGCTGCTGCGCGACCCCGAGGTCGCCAAGAAGCTGCGCAACTCCCGCGACGCCGCCGCGATCTTCACCATACTGACCGGCACGCCGGCCACCGACGCGGCGTGA
- the hpf gene encoding ribosome hibernation-promoting factor, HPF/YfiA family → MPLRVSGKNIDVGEALRQRVADRVAGAMGKYFDGGWSGHVTVAREGSGYRSDCALHLDSGTILQAHADAQDPYSSADAAVERIETRLRRYKSRIKRRAANGEGEGLAETVPLTVFSTPDHEDAELLEGWNPTVVCEATANLPRLSVSDAVLELDFTGAAVLVFRHAGHGRINVVYRRGDGHVGWVDPPVSAVTEEVH, encoded by the coding sequence ATGCCGCTGCGGGTTTCAGGAAAAAATATCGATGTGGGCGAGGCGCTGAGGCAGCGTGTGGCTGACCGCGTCGCTGGCGCCATGGGCAAATATTTCGATGGCGGCTGGTCCGGCCACGTCACGGTCGCCCGCGAAGGCTCCGGCTACCGCTCGGACTGTGCGCTGCATCTCGACAGCGGCACGATCCTGCAGGCGCATGCCGACGCGCAGGATCCCTATTCCAGCGCCGATGCCGCGGTGGAGCGGATCGAGACGCGGCTGCGCCGCTACAAGAGCCGCATCAAGCGCCGGGCCGCCAACGGCGAAGGCGAGGGGCTGGCCGAGACGGTGCCGCTCACCGTGTTCTCGACCCCCGACCACGAGGACGCCGAACTCCTGGAAGGGTGGAACCCGACCGTGGTGTGCGAGGCGACCGCCAACCTGCCGCGGCTCTCGGTCAGCGACGCGGTGCTGGAACTCGATTTCACCGGCGCCGCGGTGCTGGTCTTCCGCCATGCCGGGCACGGGCGCATCAACGTCGTGTACCGGCGCGGCGACGGTCATGTCGGCTGGGTCGATCCGCCGGTCAGTGCTGTGACGGAAGAAGTCCATTGA
- a CDS encoding LptA/OstA family protein, giving the protein MITLLRFAGAAGLALLVTGAACLGPLARPALAQARNVPNALQGFAANRDEPIRINANSLEVRDQQKQAVFTGNVVVIQGDTTLRCKELVVYYDGKESGGKAGAPASSEALASGSPINSSAIRRLEINGSVVVTTKEQTATGDYGTFETASNTITLNGSPVVLTSGPNVIRGKKLTVDLASGMSRFDGGRIESLIVPNSMKDGALPGGPGAKPGAGAKPAAKPGAKPTQ; this is encoded by the coding sequence ATGATCACGCTGCTTCGCTTCGCCGGCGCCGCCGGCCTCGCTCTTCTCGTGACCGGCGCCGCGTGCCTCGGCCCGTTGGCGCGGCCCGCCCTCGCGCAGGCGCGGAACGTGCCGAACGCGCTGCAGGGCTTCGCCGCCAACCGCGACGAGCCCATCCGCATCAATGCCAACAGCCTGGAAGTGCGCGACCAGCAGAAGCAGGCCGTGTTCACCGGCAATGTCGTGGTGATCCAGGGCGACACCACGCTGCGCTGCAAGGAGCTGGTGGTCTATTACGACGGCAAGGAGAGCGGCGGCAAAGCCGGCGCGCCGGCCAGCAGCGAGGCGCTCGCCTCCGGCAGCCCGATCAACTCCTCCGCCATTCGCCGGCTGGAGATCAACGGTTCCGTGGTGGTCACCACCAAGGAGCAGACCGCCACCGGCGACTACGGCACCTTCGAGACCGCCTCCAACACCATCACGCTGAACGGCAGCCCGGTGGTGCTGACCTCCGGGCCGAACGTGATCCGCGGCAAGAAGCTGACCGTCGATCTCGCCAGCGGCATGTCGCGCTTCGACGGCGGGCGCATCGAGAGCCTGATCGTGCCCAACAGCATGAAGGACGGCGCGCTGCCGGGCGGTCCGGGCGCCAAGCCGGGCGCGGGCGCGAAGCCGGCCGCCAAACCCGGTGCCAAGCCAACTCAGTGA